From the genome of Leptotrichia hongkongensis, one region includes:
- a CDS encoding metallophosphoesterase family protein yields the protein MESVIKANKIKIEKINENDYNRIFVMSDIHGQYDLFLKMLDKIDLKREDLLVIIGDICDRGKKSYEIYIKCIKMIKLGYNLKFILGNHEDMLLEDLENDYPLRYETEYSIYKHSKYFENKTMTEWHQENFFDEIRWFVKWLKNCPLIIYGNKNIFVHAGLDLNIALTKQEKETVLWTRDEFWIMENVELEEYRDKNIYFGHTPNINGRISKKTDKIKGIDCGAFFTHFLGCIEVKSQEEIYVYEDEFIEFDEVSSKVFLELWNEEVAEFINSEKYKIKSGKGKIIILEKLDKNEKKILADFWKKYEKLLGKNIANYIKKKKL from the coding sequence ATGGAAAGTGTAATTAAGGCGAATAAGATTAAGATAGAAAAGATAAATGAGAATGACTATAATCGAATTTTTGTAATGTCAGATATTCATGGACAGTACGATTTGTTTTTGAAAATGTTGGATAAAATTGACTTAAAAAGAGAAGATTTACTTGTGATTATAGGGGATATTTGTGACAGAGGAAAAAAGTCTTATGAAATTTATATAAAATGTATCAAAATGATAAAACTTGGGTATAACTTGAAGTTTATTTTGGGAAATCATGAAGATATGCTTCTTGAAGACTTGGAAAATGATTATCCATTAAGATATGAAACAGAATATTCAATTTATAAACATTCTAAATATTTTGAAAATAAAACGATGACAGAATGGCACCAAGAAAATTTTTTTGATGAAATTAGATGGTTTGTAAAATGGCTCAAAAACTGTCCTTTAATAATTTATGGAAATAAAAATATTTTTGTTCATGCAGGGCTCGATTTGAATATAGCTTTGACAAAACAAGAAAAGGAAACAGTACTTTGGACTAGAGATGAATTTTGGATTATGGAAAATGTAGAGCTTGAGGAATATAGGGATAAAAACATATATTTTGGTCATACTCCTAATATAAATGGAAGAATCTCTAAAAAGACTGATAAAATAAAGGGAATAGACTGCGGCGCATTTTTTACGCATTTTTTAGGATGTATAGAAGTAAAAAGTCAAGAGGAAATTTATGTTTATGAAGATGAATTTATAGAATTTGATGAGGTTTCAAGCAAAGTATTTTTGGAACTTTGGAATGAGGAAGTGGCGGAGTTTATAAATTCTGAGAAATATAAGATTAAAAGTGGGAAAGGGAAAATAATAATTTTAGAAAAATTAGATAAAAATGAAAAAAAAATTTTAGCAGATTTTTGGAAAAAATATGAAAAATTGCTTGGAAAGAATATTGCAAATTATATTAAAAAGAAGAAATTATAA
- a CDS encoding CopY/TcrY family copper transport repressor yields the protein MKENCKIDKKQHITDAEWEVMRVVWANSEVTSKFVTEVLCEKMNWKQATIKTLLNRLLEKNILKKREIGNKYIYSTDFTEKEVANSYILGTFDKICKTKVGEMIGKVIENSELSFGDLDLILKAVEKKRKTAVKEVLCDCVEGQCNCEHSGHKHI from the coding sequence GTGAAAGAAAACTGCAAAATCGATAAAAAACAACATATAACAGATGCAGAATGGGAAGTAATGCGTGTTGTGTGGGCAAATAGCGAAGTTACTAGCAAGTTTGTGACAGAGGTGCTTTGTGAGAAAATGAATTGGAAGCAGGCTACAATAAAGACGCTGTTAAATCGGCTGCTGGAAAAGAATATTTTGAAAAAGAGGGAAATTGGGAACAAATACATTTATTCGACGGATTTTACGGAAAAAGAAGTGGCTAACAGTTATATATTGGGAACTTTTGATAAAATTTGTAAAACAAAAGTTGGAGAAATGATAGGGAAAGTTATTGAGAACAGTGAACTGAGTTTTGGCGACTTGGACTTAATTTTAAAGGCTGTGGAGAAAAAGAGAAAAACGGCTGTGAAGGAAGTTTTGTGTGATTGTGTTGAAGGGCAGTGTAATTGTGAACATAGTGGACATAAGCATATTTAA
- a CDS encoding heavy metal translocating P-type ATPase, translated as MAEKNYTVTGMSCAACANAVEKALNKNNDINASVNIATEKLNIEYDEKKYNFDKIKKIVESAGYGLVEDMTEDKKLELYQEKITSLKNRLILAVIFVVPLLYISMGHMLGATLPEFLNPKVNPLNFALAQFVLTLPIIYAGRDFFSHGFKNLVRKSPTMDSLIAIGATAAVLYGIYATFRIVTVDPEAHMDLYYESAGTIITLILFGKLLEAKTKGQTSSAIKKLIGLQPKKAKIIENGVEKEVLIENLKVGDIVIVKPGEKIAVDGRIVEGSTSVDESMLTGESLPVSKKVGDKVVGGSINKNGSIRFEATEIGKNTVLSQIIKLVEEAQGSKAPISRMADIVAAYFVPIVIGIAIITGIAWFLSGSGLVTALSFFIAVLVIACPCALGLATPTSIMVGTGKGAENGILIKSGEALETAYKIKTVVFDKTGTITKGKPILTNLIAYGKYNENELLKIAASVENDSEHPLAEAIVNKAKEKNIEIKPYEKFRAMPGYGIRATFEGKEVQIGNRKLMENRKINVEISQKDYDILSNEGKTPMYISIDNEFAGLVAVADVIKETSKEAIEKLKKMGIKTIMLTGDNEKTAKFIAKQVGIDDVISEVLPNQKSQKVKELQEKDEFVAMVGDGINDSPALAQANVGIAIGNGTDVAIESADIVLIRNDLRDVAGAIALSKATITNIKENLFWAFFYNVLGIPFAAGIFYAFFNGPKLDPMIAAFAMSFSSVSVLGNALRLKFFKVK; from the coding sequence ATGGCAGAAAAAAACTATACAGTAACTGGAATGAGCTGTGCAGCTTGTGCCAATGCTGTGGAAAAGGCACTTAATAAAAATAATGATATTAACGCTTCAGTTAATATTGCAACTGAAAAATTGAATATTGAATATGATGAGAAGAAATATAATTTTGATAAAATTAAGAAAATAGTCGAGTCGGCTGGGTATGGACTGGTTGAAGATATGACGGAAGATAAAAAGCTGGAACTTTATCAGGAAAAAATAACAAGTTTGAAAAATCGATTAATTTTGGCAGTTATTTTTGTTGTTCCACTTTTATATATTTCGATGGGGCATATGCTTGGGGCAACACTTCCTGAATTTTTGAATCCTAAGGTAAATCCGCTTAATTTTGCATTGGCACAGTTTGTATTGACTTTGCCTATTATTTATGCTGGAAGAGATTTTTTTTCACATGGATTTAAAAATTTAGTAAGAAAATCTCCAACAATGGATTCGTTAATTGCTATTGGGGCAACAGCGGCAGTACTCTATGGAATTTACGCCACTTTTAGAATTGTAACTGTAGATCCTGAAGCGCATATGGATTTATATTATGAGTCAGCTGGTACAATTATTACGTTAATCTTGTTTGGAAAACTGTTGGAGGCAAAAACAAAAGGTCAAACTTCGTCGGCAATAAAAAAACTTATCGGACTTCAGCCTAAAAAGGCTAAAATTATTGAAAATGGAGTGGAAAAGGAAGTCCTGATTGAAAACTTGAAAGTTGGAGATATTGTAATTGTAAAGCCGGGAGAAAAAATTGCGGTAGATGGAAGGATTGTGGAAGGGTCGACTTCTGTTGATGAATCAATGTTGACAGGAGAAAGTTTGCCAGTAAGCAAAAAAGTTGGGGATAAGGTTGTTGGAGGAAGTATAAATAAAAATGGAAGTATCAGATTTGAGGCGACTGAAATTGGTAAAAATACAGTTTTGTCGCAAATTATAAAACTGGTTGAGGAGGCACAGGGTTCAAAGGCTCCTATTTCTAGAATGGCAGATATTGTGGCGGCGTATTTTGTGCCGATTGTTATTGGGATTGCGATAATTACAGGAATTGCTTGGTTTCTGAGTGGAAGTGGATTGGTTACTGCATTGTCGTTTTTCATCGCTGTACTTGTAATTGCGTGTCCGTGTGCATTGGGACTTGCAACACCTACATCAATAATGGTTGGAACTGGAAAAGGGGCTGAAAACGGTATCCTTATCAAAAGTGGAGAAGCTCTTGAAACAGCATACAAAATAAAAACAGTTGTATTTGACAAGACTGGTACGATTACGAAAGGAAAGCCTATACTTACTAATTTGATTGCTTATGGGAAATATAATGAAAATGAATTGTTAAAAATTGCTGCAAGTGTGGAAAATGATTCAGAACACCCATTGGCAGAAGCAATCGTAAACAAAGCAAAAGAGAAAAATATTGAAATTAAGCCGTATGAAAAATTTAGGGCAATGCCAGGTTACGGTATTCGTGCAACATTTGAAGGCAAGGAAGTTCAAATTGGAAATAGAAAATTGATGGAAAATCGAAAAATCAATGTGGAAATTTCTCAAAAAGATTATGATATTTTGTCGAATGAAGGAAAAACGCCAATGTACATTTCGATTGATAACGAATTTGCGGGACTTGTTGCAGTTGCAGATGTTATCAAGGAAACAAGCAAGGAAGCCATAGAAAAACTGAAAAAAATGGGAATCAAGACAATAATGCTAACTGGAGATAACGAAAAAACTGCCAAATTTATCGCAAAACAAGTGGGAATAGATGATGTAATTTCAGAAGTGCTGCCTAATCAGAAATCTCAAAAAGTAAAGGAACTTCAGGAAAAAGATGAATTTGTTGCAATGGTTGGAGACGGAATTAACGATTCACCAGCACTGGCTCAGGCAAACGTTGGAATTGCGATAGGAAATGGAACGGATGTTGCCATAGAATCAGCTGATATCGTCTTAATTAGAAACGATTTGAGAGATGTTGCGGGTGCAATAGCATTAAGTAAAGCGACAATCACAAATATAAAAGAAAATTTGTTTTGGGCATTCTTTTATAACGTACTGGGAATTCCATTTGCCGCTGGAATATTTTATGCATTTTTCAATGGACCAAAATTGGATCCGATGATAGCGGCTTTTGCAATGTCGTTTAGTTCAGTATCTGTTTTGGGTAATGCTTTAAGATTGAAATTTTTTAAAGTTAAATAG
- a CDS encoding ABC transporter substrate-binding protein encodes MKKIMRGVLLFGMLGGMLLSCGNKKSNDSQEQKKDSKVNEKVYKIGLSQIVDHPALNAAKQGFKDALAKAGVKADYDDKIANNDMSNQTLIMQQFAADKKDLVFAITTPTAQAAKNQIGKETPVIFGSVTDPKSAGLVGIPNVTGTSGAAPITENLKLMRELLPEAKKIGIIYNSSEQNSVSEVNNLKKLAGEYGFTVVEKAVTNGTEMVAAANLISKNIDIYYAIQDNTVASYFAAILDVFNNAKVPILATNDVYSNAGGLISQGTTDYNIGYRSGEIAAEILLKGKKPSEIPIETVKNLQIEINKQNMQLLGIKIPDSILKQAKMVETKKN; translated from the coding sequence ATGAAAAAAATTATGAGAGGTGTACTATTATTTGGTATGTTAGGAGGGATGCTTTTATCTTGCGGAAATAAAAAAAGTAATGATTCTCAAGAACAAAAAAAGGATTCCAAAGTTAATGAAAAGGTTTATAAGATTGGATTGTCACAGATTGTAGATCATCCAGCATTAAATGCAGCAAAGCAGGGTTTTAAAGATGCATTAGCAAAAGCCGGAGTAAAGGCTGATTATGATGATAAAATTGCAAATAATGACATGAGTAATCAGACTCTAATTATGCAGCAATTTGCAGCAGACAAAAAAGATTTGGTATTTGCAATTACAACACCAACTGCACAAGCAGCTAAAAATCAGATTGGAAAAGAAACACCAGTTATATTTGGTTCAGTTACAGATCCAAAAAGTGCAGGACTAGTAGGAATTCCTAATGTTACAGGAACAAGTGGCGCAGCCCCAATTACAGAAAATTTAAAATTAATGAGAGAATTATTACCAGAAGCGAAAAAAATAGGAATCATTTATAATTCGTCTGAACAAAATTCAGTTTCTGAAGTAAATAATTTGAAAAAACTGGCAGGAGAGTATGGATTCACAGTAGTGGAAAAAGCTGTTACAAATGGTACAGAAATGGTTGCCGCAGCAAATCTTATTTCAAAGAATATTGATATCTACTATGCTATTCAAGATAATACAGTAGCATCATATTTTGCAGCAATACTTGATGTTTTTAACAATGCAAAAGTTCCGATTCTAGCTACAAATGACGTTTACTCAAATGCAGGAGGGCTAATTTCACAAGGAACTACCGACTACAATATCGGTTACCGTTCTGGAGAAATAGCAGCGGAAATTTTACTAAAAGGCAAAAAACCAAGTGAAATTCCAATAGAAACAGTTAAAAATTTACAGATTGAAATTAATAAGCAAAATATGCAGTTATTAGGAATAAAAATACCAGACAGTATTTTAAAGCAGGCTAAAATGGTAGAAACTAAAAAAAATTAA
- a CDS encoding phospholipase D-like domain-containing protein, whose product MKSEVYNADNVEFYYDLTYKKDGETHYERQIWEQAYDILDKAEDFFLMDIFVFNDYLGKGVKEKLQPLPIAEEFAQKILEKRKRDPNVEIYLILDESNTFYGAFDNKTHKKLEEAGVKIGYVDLTKLRDPMLVYSAPWRLFVQPFGNPKNRGKTKNPIYEGTDKVTIRSILRALNAKANHRKLIMNETTAMLTSANPHAEGSKHSNVAFKFSSPIIREIYEGEKPAAKITKKDGSLKQKLPDKDFGKIPFSKNDKLKLQYFTNGATAKDISEELKNTQFGDKVIIAQFFLADRGIINDIRKAARRGVKFEIILNNSNAGLPNKAAAGELMKYARKHNYDINVKFYNKGEEMYHVKMLSILKNDYLITYGGSTNFTRRNMRNFNLENELKIMSAYDQKISKDILDYYDRLWTNRDGEFTLPYDTEKNEKLMNDLLFRFMEMNGFGAF is encoded by the coding sequence ATGAAAAGTGAGGTTTATAATGCGGATAATGTTGAATTTTACTACGATTTAACGTATAAAAAAGATGGAGAAACTCATTATGAAAGGCAAATTTGGGAGCAGGCTTATGATATTTTGGATAAGGCGGAAGACTTCTTCCTGATGGATATTTTTGTATTTAATGACTATCTTGGAAAAGGTGTTAAGGAGAAATTGCAGCCATTGCCTATTGCAGAAGAGTTTGCACAGAAGATACTTGAAAAAAGAAAAAGAGATCCGAATGTTGAAATATATTTGATACTTGATGAAAGTAACACTTTTTATGGAGCGTTTGACAACAAAACTCATAAGAAGCTGGAGGAGGCTGGTGTAAAAATTGGATATGTGGATTTGACAAAATTGAGAGATCCGATGCTTGTTTATTCGGCTCCATGGCGTCTTTTTGTCCAGCCTTTTGGAAATCCGAAAAATCGTGGGAAAACTAAAAATCCAATTTACGAAGGTACTGACAAAGTTACAATCCGTAGTATTTTAAGAGCGTTAAATGCAAAAGCTAATCACAGAAAACTTATTATGAATGAAACTACGGCAATGCTGACATCAGCAAACCCACACGCAGAAGGTTCAAAGCACTCAAATGTGGCATTTAAGTTTTCATCGCCAATTATTAGGGAAATTTACGAGGGAGAAAAGCCAGCTGCAAAAATTACTAAAAAAGATGGAAGCTTAAAGCAAAAATTACCAGATAAGGATTTTGGTAAAATTCCATTTTCTAAAAATGACAAGCTAAAATTACAATATTTTACAAACGGAGCAACAGCTAAGGATATTTCGGAAGAATTAAAAAACACACAGTTTGGAGATAAGGTTATTATTGCCCAGTTTTTCCTTGCAGACAGAGGAATAATTAACGATATAAGAAAAGCGGCACGGCGTGGAGTAAAATTTGAGATAATTTTGAATAATTCAAATGCGGGACTTCCAAATAAAGCTGCTGCTGGAGAACTAATGAAATATGCAAGAAAACATAATTATGACATAAATGTCAAGTTTTACAATAAAGGAGAGGAAATGTACCACGTAAAAATGCTTTCTATTTTGAAAAATGATTATTTGATAACTTACGGAGGTTCAACAAACTTTACAAGACGTAATATGCGTAATTTTAATTTGGAAAATGAACTAAAAATTATGTCAGCTTATGATCAGAAAATTTCCAAAGATATTTTGGATTATTATGACAGATTATGGACAAATAGGGATGGAGAATTTACATTACCTTATGACACAGAAAAAAATGAGAAATTGATGAATGATTTGTTATTCAGGTTTATGGAAATGAATGGATTTGGGGCATTTTAA
- the typA gene encoding translational GTPase TypA has protein sequence MNKIKNIAIIAHVDHGKTTLVDALLKQAGTFGEHEKVDERIMDSNDLEKERGITIFSKNASFHYDGYKINIVDTPGHADFGGEVQRILKMVDSVLLLVDAFEGVMPQTKYVLKQALEHGLRPIVVVNKIDRPNSDPDAVVDSVFDLFVDLGANDIQLDFPVVYASAKNGFAKLELEDEDKDMKPLYDKIMEHVEDPEGDVNEPLQMLVTNTEYDEYVGKLGTGRIYNGKIEKNQEITLIKRNGDLVNSKVTRIYGYDGLKKVEMEVAYAGDIVTIAGIDKIDIGETVASRENPKPLPLIDIDEPTLAMTFMVNDSPFAGQDGKFVTSRNILERLQKEVNHNVSMRLEMTDSPDAFIVKGRGELQLSILLENMRREGYEVAVSKPEVIFKEENGQKMEPIELAIIDVADEFVGVVIEKLGLRKGEMVNMNQGSDGYTRLEFKVPSRGLIGFRNEFLTETRGTGIINHSFFEYEPFKGEVTGRRRGVLIAMEPGTSLGYSLNNLQPRGILFIGPGVEVYEGMIVGEHSRENDLVVNVCKGKKLTNMRAAGSDDAVKLAPPKEFTLELALEYIENDELVEITPNFIRLRKKYLNANDRKKYENSKN, from the coding sequence ATGAACAAAATTAAAAATATTGCAATTATTGCACACGTAGATCACGGAAAAACGACTCTTGTCGATGCTTTATTGAAACAGGCAGGAACATTTGGGGAACATGAAAAAGTAGATGAAAGAATTATGGATAGTAATGATTTGGAGAAGGAAAGAGGAATTACGATTTTTTCTAAAAATGCTTCATTTCATTATGATGGATATAAGATAAATATTGTGGATACTCCTGGCCATGCAGATTTTGGTGGAGAAGTACAGAGAATCTTGAAAATGGTAGATTCTGTTTTGCTTCTAGTAGATGCATTTGAAGGTGTTATGCCACAGACTAAATATGTATTAAAACAGGCATTAGAGCATGGACTTCGTCCAATTGTAGTAGTTAATAAGATTGACAGGCCAAATTCAGATCCTGATGCAGTTGTGGATTCTGTTTTTGATTTATTTGTAGATTTAGGGGCAAATGATATTCAGCTTGATTTTCCAGTAGTTTATGCGTCTGCAAAAAATGGATTTGCTAAACTGGAACTGGAAGATGAAGATAAGGATATGAAACCGCTTTATGATAAAATTATGGAGCATGTAGAAGATCCTGAAGGAGATGTGAATGAGCCACTTCAAATGCTTGTTACAAATACTGAATATGACGAATATGTAGGAAAATTAGGAACTGGAAGAATTTACAATGGAAAAATTGAAAAAAATCAGGAAATTACGTTGATTAAGAGAAATGGTGACTTGGTAAATAGTAAAGTTACTAGAATTTATGGATATGACGGACTTAAAAAAGTTGAAATGGAAGTAGCGTATGCTGGAGATATTGTAACAATTGCGGGAATTGATAAAATTGACATAGGAGAAACTGTAGCAAGTAGAGAAAATCCTAAGCCATTACCATTAATTGACATTGATGAGCCTACACTTGCTATGACATTTATGGTAAATGATTCACCATTTGCAGGACAGGATGGAAAATTTGTAACTTCGAGAAATATTTTGGAAAGATTGCAAAAGGAAGTAAATCATAACGTGAGTATGAGACTTGAAATGACAGATTCGCCAGATGCATTTATTGTAAAAGGAAGAGGAGAGCTTCAATTATCTATTTTGCTTGAAAATATGAGAAGAGAAGGCTACGAAGTAGCAGTTTCAAAACCTGAAGTTATTTTTAAGGAAGAAAATGGACAGAAAATGGAACCAATCGAACTTGCAATTATCGATGTTGCCGATGAGTTTGTAGGAGTCGTAATTGAAAAATTAGGGCTTAGAAAAGGTGAAATGGTAAATATGAATCAAGGAAGCGATGGATATACAAGACTTGAGTTTAAAGTACCATCACGTGGATTAATTGGATTTAGAAATGAATTCTTGACGGAAACAAGAGGAACAGGAATTATAAATCATTCATTCTTTGAGTATGAACCTTTCAAGGGAGAGGTAACAGGACGAAGAAGAGGAGTTTTAATAGCAATGGAACCTGGAACAAGTTTAGGGTACTCGTTAAATAACTTACAACCAAGAGGAATCCTGTTTATAGGGCCAGGAGTAGAAGTTTACGAGGGAATGATAGTCGGAGAGCATTCAAGAGAAAATGACTTAGTTGTAAATGTATGTAAAGGTAAAAAACTTACAAATATGAGGGCCGCTGGAAGTGATGATGCTGTGAAATTGGCACCTCCAAAGGAATTTACACTGGAATTGGCACTTGAATATATTGAAAATGATGAGTTAGTGGAAATTACACCTAACTTTATCAGACTTAGAAAAAAATATTTGAATGCTAACGATAGAAAAAAATATGAAAACTCTAAAAATTAA